Within the Erigeron canadensis isolate Cc75 chromosome 6, C_canadensis_v1, whole genome shotgun sequence genome, the region TAAGtcaatcatcatcttcatcatttatacatatatttatacatatatatatatatatatatatatacagattcaCATACATATTTATAGGTATATCTATTTGTTTCTCTATCTGGTCCACTTTACAACTTAAGAAAACAATATATGGTACCACACATTTCATTAACATCCTCACTGAGATACACGTCATCTCggattttccaaaaaaataaaaatcatcacAACCTTATATATCAACGGAAAAACGAGCAGGTGGCTACCTTCGAATTTGGGATCTCTTTTTCATCAACAATCGTCGCAAGAGGATAGCAAGCAATACGAGCAAAAGGAAGTTGGGTTTTGATAGAAATCGATAATAACCAAGAAAGACTGCTATTGGAGGAATGTGGTGGCAGGTTGGTGACCTGCTGGTGGCCGGATGTCGGAGTGGTTGCGGCGGCGCGACATGGTGTTACTATTCAGATATAAATTCTGCTGTGATTTTCTGTTACTAAATTGATTTTAAAGGTGGATTCTTGTTGAATTAATggatttcaagttcaattagagTGTTTAATCGATTTTTCATTTCACAGCTTTcattaattataaaaagaagaagaaaatcaacaaaaaaTTGTTCATATCTTCTCTCTTCAATTTCTTCATCGTTTTGTCTCAAATCGATCTAGAAATCACAAGGTTTTATTTGCGATAGAATTTTGAGCATGTTGATGTGATTATTGCTTCATTTCATTAAGTTTGGTCGGCAGTTCGTTTTCTAGcgatattttgagttttccggcaagttttgaatctgaaatcttttggtttgGATTCGTgtggaaattaattttgaaaagtttggtggtggttttgtggtctaattcgaagaaacgagtgagatatcgacattttaagttttccgacgAATTTTCCGGCTACTGTAACTGTTTtccagccggagaagatgaagtaGATGAtaatagataaaataaatttcatttttcgtccctgaacatGTCACGTTTTGCACTTTCATTCTCTCAAGTGTATAGGTGAAAAGACATTAatgccctcacgtgttttgcatgTGTGGACGTTAACAGCCATTTTTTAACGTCGTGTGGCCAAAGGACGTCAATTGAAAAATTCTGCcaagtttaaggtcaaaattgtaatcttttaactttagggatgaaaagtgcAAAATGTGCCAACTTTagagacgaaaagtgtaatttactatTTTCTGGACTTTAATTGTTGATGGGTTTGTGTTAATTTGGCCCATAGCCTCCCGCAgttggaaaaataaaataaaattggccCATCGTCTTTTGATGACCCGTATTAAATTTCATGTCCTTGTTTGTGTATGGTGGGTGCAAAACTATATATTGGGATGCATTGATCATCAGTTTAATAAAAATCACCACCATTTTAGTTTCATTTGTTTAGGTTTCAATTCGATAGACGAATCAAAAGTGGTATTTGAATCGCCTACCCTGATACTTTTTCTGGACCCATCCCCTGTAAGTATCTGTTCTAGATATAATGAAGATTGTtacttttgatttataattatgattttgttagtgatttatttttaatttttaaatcaaCCGGTTATTCTGCAGGCACCCTTGAATCATCATCTGGATGGAGCTTCCCGAGGTATCTATCTGTGTTCATCTCCATTCTttattgatttgtttattatgatgctatcaatttcaaaaactaactaattcgatatatatatgtttcaggctGTAGTTGTCTGTATTGACAATTCTAAGTGGATGCAACCCGACTCTTGGAAATATAAGGCTCAATGCGAGGTTAATTATTCAAATGTATTGCAAAGCTAAACTAGCCGTACGTAATTCTACTGCCCAATAATAATTTTGTTCATTCTACTTACAACTTTTTTGCATTATTATTAACAACTGGTTattgtgtctatatatatatgtatttgtgttttgttttgttacaGGCACATCCAAAGAATGTTGTGGCTTTATACACGATGAGTTCAagcaattcttttcttttccttgatCCTCCTACTAGATCAATTGAAAAAATCCTTGCTCATTAATTTCCCACGTAgccttttttttattagttacttatatacatacataaagtttttttttcatatcaaattaCAGAACAACCTGGATCTGGGGATTTGGACTTACTACGGGCGTTACACAATGGCCGGATCCCTATTGGTAAATGGGTCGGTCGCCCAGATGGGAAATTGAGGATGCTTTTTATAGTTGGAgggtatgtattttttattatttacttaataaaaaatgtGAGTTATAGCCGTAGGATATTTGTTAGGGGGAAATGGGATTAGAGAAATATAAATAGTTTCATTTCCCATTTTTGGCAAGCCAAGGAGTTGGGACACTGAGGTATGATGATTTCTTAGGAATTGAGTTTGTATGTATATGGATTTCCATCCATTTTGAGGAGACATAAGTTTTGTTCATGATTAACATGAGAATTATGAGAACTActagtttttttcttctttttttttttttggtgtggttttttaattttttaattttcttttaataaaaacccattatataaatttgttttttttttttatgaaaatcatATGGATTACGCGttgaaaacgtatggatacAGACATACGATACGGGCAAGGCCCACCTTCAGCGCGTGAAAACCTAGGCCCAAGGCCCATAATGCGGAAGGTGCAAAAGAAAGGAAACTAGTTTTAAAGGATATAGAAAAGAGTTCTAAGGACATGGACACCTGTTTTCTTTATAAGGTTGTGAAAACCGGTTTCTAAGGTctataaaaaattatagaaacaatcaatttatataatatatatgaaaacagGTTTCTatgaaaataagtttttttttttctaaaaacagGTTTCCATTACAAAACAAGTTGCAAAACTGGTCATCATGTTAAAATAGGTGTCTATATCAAAACAAGTTTCAACATGAATAATTtggtttgaagttttttttttcaacatttaaatagtaattattaatttgaatggcatttggtttgtttttaacttaagtgcgctttttttttttgcctctCGCCTAGGCCACATTTGGGGTAATTGCGCTTTGAGTTCGCCTTCGCTTTTTACAATTATGATATATCCATATCCATAttgaatatattttatataagctactcataatcttttttttttagtgccGATTGATTAGTTAGATATAAACACATTGGAAGTATTGAGACAATAATAATGGAATAAATTTGGTCGATGAATAATAACATCTATCTTTTGTATTGTCTGTTGCATATTTCttatttatctaaaaaatatgtaattggtgctatttaatattaatttatatcattagtatatgtatgtttgtaaTGAAAAGGTTAGTGATAaacaaaatatgattttttatttatttctccAGATTTACCAAATAAGAAAATTATCAGCCCATTTTATTTCTCCGTTTCACATTTGTCTGTCTTTGTCCATTTCATTTTACTGAATTTCTTTTTACCAAACGTGTCCTAAGGGTAGTTAGCAAAACCCTTATTTTATATAGAAGGggtagtttattaattaattatgtgttttttatagACATGGGTATTGCTGTGACGTTGTCAACTTCTATCATGGTAAAATCCCCAACGACAGATTTGGGAGGAGTGAGCTTGACGCTTTTGTTAGGCTCTGCAATGGTAATGACAATAGCCACTTTGTAGAAGTTGAACGTGGATCTGATATTAGTGGTGTCCTATTCAAGTCCATACTAAAAGACATTCCTCCTcaagctgctgctgctgctgcgcGCTACTATAACATTTTATATTGTTTATCTTAAACTTCAAAATGTAATATATGTCCTTGTAAAACTCAATACATCATATAGATCTagtttacaatattttttttacaatttgttCATTCTTCATTTTTTATGTGGTACATCCATAACAAAAAATTGATACTAATATCAGGTTAACATGATGTCTCTCCACTTCCGTCACAAAGCTCGAAAAGGTACCCGGTTAATTAAGATGTAAAGCGTATCACATAATTTGATTAACTTATACAGTACAAATATCATAACTTACTGTGAAAACAACTAATACACGATTGTGATAAATTATCAAGTTCTATGGTAAAAATAACAATTTCTAATTAAGATACCAACCATAACATCATATTCAAACTAGTTCTAGTGTATTCTACATTCATGATGACATATACAGTCAAAAACATATAGCCAAATGTGTTTACTTTTTTGGATGGGTGTAAGAAAACTATAACTTGGCTTACATAATTACAAAAGTCTATTTCATTTCCACTTCAATCAAGCTAAAACACGACAAGAAACACATGGACCATACATATTAAATGATATCTAATTTATTGCCAATAAAATCATTCCCATATGtgtaatgaaaaaaacaaatatattgtcTTCACTACTAGATATTTTGCTACTATATCATCCATTCTAATGGCTTCTTCAAGCAATGCTGACTATAGCTTTAGTAAAGGTATGAGGTCAATATTCAATATTTCGTATACAATTCATATTGTACAATATACTTTAAAGTTAGAGATTTATCATTTTGACATACTTAAGGCATTGTGTATAGAATTGATACCAATTAGTTGTTACTATATGTATAATACAGAGGTTCAACTATACCCATACCCGACTCACGTGAACACGGCCAACTTTCTTTCGATCAAGCTATCGGGCAAAACGAATTATCGTTCATGGCAGGAACAAATGACGTGCCTTTTGGACAGCCATGATATGCTTGGTTTCATTGAAGGAACTATAAAACACAATCAAGGAAAGAATGATTCTAAAAGGACTCATAATTACAAGGAATATAGGGAATGGAAAAGGTCAGACATGTTAGTCAAAGGATGGATCTTTGGTTCGCTAAATGAAGATGTTATGGACACAGTCGTTGGATTACATACAAGTCACCATGTTTGGaaacaacttaaaaataattacgaTATCTTGCCTGCTCCTACTAGCAATACTGGTAGTGACAGAGGTATTAGTTACAGATTTTGCTAATCTAATTCTTATAGTCATGTTTAAATTATTGGCACAAGAATACTGTAAATATTACACTACCAAAATTCTATGTATGTCTTAACAATTCATATATAGCATCTGCTATGTTAAGCTAAGCCTTATTAGTCATTTCTATATAACCGATAGCGTACCAAATTGGTGAGGGCCCAAGTGTTTTATGGAAGTCCATGACTAGGCCACACTAATATAAGTATAACTTGAGCTATGAAACTTTGTTTTGGGCGTGCAACCGATCAAAATGCTTTTGAAGTGCTTTTCAGATgcctttatgtttatttttatgtttttatctaTGTTCGCCTCAGGACCTTTTGAAGGTCCGTATTAATTTTCATTTCCTTATTTATGTATGATGATGGATGCCATCTATTGGGTGTCATTGATCAGTCTAATAAAAATCACTACCATCTCAAATTCTGTCTTTTGGAATGATTTTGGGGGTTTGGGAAAGGCCATCACAGGTACTCTAAGAATCAATGTGTTGGATCTTATTTTTCTAAACTCACAAGCTGCATCACAAGTCTAAACAGggcattttaaaaaaaatttatttatcataAATAATCATACATTGTCCTATATGCAATTTCTAGTATATTTCCCTTGTTCAAATACTCGAGCAAAAGGTTGGTTTGACGAACAACCTTTCATTCGAATACACATTGGCCGGCATATAATATACTATATCTATTTCTGCAATTTTTCTGTTGGTACCTTTTTACTGCAAATTTCTGTAGTAACTGATGTTATTTCTTATGCTGATAGATTCAAGTAAGTatcaacctctatatggagctGTTGTGAATGGCTACTGGGAGAAAGCCCGAGAATATTTCATCAAAGACAAAGATGCATTGACTTGTAAAATCAATGATGACGATGATAGCCCACTACATGTTGCAATTGGTACATGTCAAAatatctattttgttaagaatcTCCTGAAGGAGTTAAATTCGGAATCACTTCCATATCTGGTGTGTAAGAGACAACAAACCCCATTGCACCGTGCTGCACTGGTTGGCAACACCAAGGCTGCCAAGAAGTTGGTTAAGAGAAACCCAAAATTGTTATTCATTACTGATAAGCAGCGTCTTTTACCCATCCATAGAGCTATTTTTGGTGCTCATGTAAACACTTTTCTGTATTTGCTGGAAGTTACAAAAAAACATATTGGGCTCTCTCAACTACAAGGACATAGTAATCCGTTTAGGGGATTGAACGCTGCTGCACTTCTCACTAGTGTAATTGGTAACGGGTTATTTGgtaagttttgattttataatggCTATTCAACTTTCCTTAAGATGAGATGATTCAATAAACTTTGGGAGATTCAAACAACACATGTAATATATCCCAAATGTATTGACATATGAATATTTTCCAatgtttatatttgttttataaaccTTATGTGCAGAAGTTGCATATGAGTTGATCAAGGAGTATCCTGACATGGCTAGAACAAAGAAAGACATTTCCATTCCATTGAAGTCTATTGCTGGAAAGTTGGACGCGTATTTAAGCGGAACAAAATACAACTTCTACCAAAATTTTGTTTATCATTGTTTGATCCGCCACTTGCTCTAGATTATAATTGTCAGTTCAAATACATCATGACGACTGTGAGACCAGTTTAACCAAATAACCGGTAAGAAAATCAATCAACAACTTCTGTTGATTGAATTTTCTTACTGAACCCACTTTTTAaggaaaaacaacaaaacaaaaagaaagataatAAGTTCCGATCACAACCTTCTCAATCTAAAACAGATTTTTCACGAAAGAAGTTGCAGCATATATTATAACCTTTTAATCAGTTTTTCTTACATATCAAATGGTCATATGTGTTCATCTCCATACACCGTTATCCTTTTATTCTCTAGATTTTCAATGTTTTATAAGTACTGGGATCATCTTCTAACTAATAATTCTGTTTATTTTGAAGATGTGCCAATAAAGGATCACAACCTGGACAATGGACATGAGATTGATCAGGATATCGAGAATCAAGTTCGAGATACCACTACACCTAATGCCAAGGGTAGGAGAAGCTGCTCCAACTCTGGTTTGTGCttcaaaaactttttatcaGTCCAATCAATTATAGATGCTTAATGTTGATTGTATAGTTTATGGCATATAGTCGACTACCCGACTGTTTATATATAcagataaatgttatatatatttgatttccTCCTCCATCGAAATGCTCAATTCTGCCATTGCTCATTATCATCTAATGTCTTGTGTAGTTTTCGGGTGGATTTATGTAAAGTTATGGGAAGTTCTAGTACTACATGGTAAGGCATATATCCATTTATTTGGTTCCTAAGTATTGCTTTTTCATTCGAGAGttatagataaatattaatattgatttatgaatgttaagaaaaaaaaaaccctattaATACATCTTTGAAATgactaattaaaatttaaagttttaatgtCCCATAAAACTTAACATGGGTCATTAACTTTAATAGATGTTTATATCAAATTAACTGCAGTGGCACATGTGAAGCGCCTCCACGAAGACAAAGTGAAACACAATAAAGCTGCTCTTGTACTCAAATCTATTTGCAGAGAACTTCAAAAACTAGAAAACGAGGGTGAACTTCGTGAACATTACCACGAAGCAGTTCTTCTCGCATTAGAACATGATAATACTG harbors:
- the LOC122602922 gene encoding protein ACCELERATED CELL DEATH 6-like, whose product is MASSSNADYSFSKEVQLYPYPTHVNTANFLSIKLSGKTNYRSWQEQMTCLLDSHDMLGFIEGTIKHNQGKNDSKRTHNYKEYREWKRSDMLVKGWIFGSLNEDVMDTVVGLHTSHHVWKQLKNNYDILPAPTSNTGSDRDSSKYQPLYGAVVNGYWEKAREYFIKDKDALTCKINDDDDSPLHVAIGTCQNIYFVKNLLKELNSESLPYLVCKRQQTPLHRAALVGNTKAAKKLVKRNPKLLFITDKQRLLPIHRAIFGAHVNTFLYLLEVTKKHIGLSQLQGHSNPFRGLNAAALLTSVIGNGLFEVAYELIKEYPDMARTKKDISIPLKSIAGKLDAYLSGTKYNFYQNFVYHYVPIKDHNLDNGHEIDQDIENQVRDTTTPNAKGRRSCSNSVFGWIYVKLWEVLVLHVAHVKRLHEDKVKHNKAALVLKSICRELQKLENEGELREHYHEAVLLALEHDNTEAIEEIIKTFPQAIWTKQDDLHLIQLSILNRCENVYSFLVHKAVTDKHVHKILTDKDGNNILHLAGQLAPIHKLNMVSGAALQMQRELQWFEEVKRFALHRNGKTKNKKQETPIMVFRREHKELRKEGEEWMKKTADSYTITAALIITIVFAAAITVPGGTDGNSGKPIYDKDPGFIIFVVSDAISLFTATTSLLMCLSILTTRYRDEDFLYRLPKRLIIGLGLLFLSVTSMMIAFSATLYIMFAEGRAWILYPIAALTCLPIISFVRFQLPLLFDLYTSTYGQGIFDKQSDEKIKLH